From a region of the Teredinibacter turnerae genome:
- a CDS encoding TonB-dependent receptor, whose amino-acid sequence MNKNPRYAHLVQHSLPGFRRSLLAAAVIACTSQALAQDVETTEDDINLEEVMVTGQRQALETAIDLKRESDTIGDSLVLDEAGKVPSTSLLEILERAPGVTMNRIRAGSDGSPDGFAFEGSNVQVRGLNKTKTLVNGREVFSANGGSGLSWADVGPELLRSVSVLKSSRADLIEGGVSGTVNLETYMPFDFDGFKVNAAASLDYGDFAEEVTPALSGLVSNRYDTSIGEIGVLLNLAYSKISSNDSNIIIPPYFATEYEGERVYAPGGIRHTQDQFERERKGYYAALQWRPNDRLELFHTTFISERDSDRYSQIITVEPAAPVGVLPGAEFDDDGVFVKGTISSTDLTSGLDASANSSFSPSSSRTADYSTGFEYRGDGWDVSGSYQYVKADSSLGKYSLGSTIGAKVPNIQMDMSRDRPLAIAGDTISTQQEDGLLSRINWLNDENDGEAHAIQLDADFDIGDGFFKKIATGVRAADREESDNFVGTWWSATGRGWNGVPRPSVDTAPEGDFYLEEFSDFFKGDEPALGGAWVGSTQINSQAQFDHVYDTYLACGPDLHYQCTNDPEATTYLYTDNGVTRDPNFDQLPQIYTTNHKTQSAYVMAGFANDSENFFANISGNIGVRWVNYDIESEGNFNFNSGGRYYASLADAQASVEAMGGVDNVKQWKEDNEGVDEPLSYNTVSYEKVRTGSLQKDYLLPSFNIKFESDKNLILRYAFTETLTAPRYPDIRAQGVVASQTTANPINTELDAAYPDDDISIPDIFAGYTNTTGNPFLEPELSYNHDISLEWYPRKASSMYLALFHKTIENYITFNNFSAPASTFFNEEDYPQSEPAGGGQSVLIDGPVTSRSNLNADGDTIVKGFEFGGRTYFDTLPGIWSSFGVEANVTFIDNEAPDSFAQDINGDQLSVPVIGLSEWAYSTTFLYDRDKLSARLSWNWRDRYLTTTNDSGTTNVYTDPFSGGEIQYGLPVYAASSGRLDASVSYKFTDTMNVKLNLQNLTDTDQRTEMEILDGKFVDRAVFVADRRISLHFGFNF is encoded by the coding sequence ATGAATAAAAACCCCCGTTATGCCCATCTCGTTCAGCATTCACTTCCTGGTTTTCGACGCTCTCTGTTAGCTGCCGCGGTTATCGCGTGCACCTCACAAGCGTTGGCTCAAGATGTTGAAACGACTGAAGATGATATTAATCTTGAGGAAGTCATGGTTACAGGGCAGCGTCAAGCTCTGGAAACTGCGATTGACCTCAAACGTGAGTCCGACACAATCGGAGACTCTCTGGTACTCGATGAAGCTGGCAAAGTCCCTAGCACATCATTGCTGGAAATTCTGGAACGCGCGCCAGGTGTGACTATGAACCGCATTCGTGCCGGTTCAGACGGCTCGCCCGATGGTTTCGCGTTCGAAGGTTCGAACGTTCAGGTTCGCGGCCTTAACAAAACCAAAACCCTCGTAAACGGCCGCGAAGTTTTCTCCGCGAACGGTGGCTCCGGCTTGAGCTGGGCAGACGTTGGTCCGGAACTTTTGCGCTCTGTTTCGGTATTGAAATCCAGCCGTGCGGACCTGATTGAAGGTGGTGTATCCGGTACCGTTAACCTGGAAACCTACATGCCGTTCGACTTTGATGGCTTCAAGGTTAACGCCGCCGCGTCTCTCGATTACGGTGATTTCGCCGAGGAAGTGACCCCTGCGCTGTCTGGCCTCGTTTCCAACCGTTACGACACCAGCATTGGTGAGATCGGCGTGTTACTGAACCTGGCATACTCCAAAATCTCGTCCAACGACAGCAACATCATTATTCCCCCCTATTTCGCGACCGAATATGAAGGTGAGCGTGTATACGCACCCGGCGGTATTCGACATACTCAGGACCAGTTCGAGCGTGAGCGCAAAGGCTATTATGCGGCACTCCAATGGCGACCAAACGACCGCCTGGAATTGTTCCACACCACATTTATTTCTGAGCGCGATAGCGACCGCTATAGCCAGATTATTACCGTAGAACCTGCGGCACCTGTTGGTGTTTTACCTGGTGCGGAATTCGATGACGACGGTGTTTTCGTCAAGGGCACTATTTCAAGCACAGATCTGACATCGGGTTTAGATGCTAGCGCGAACTCAAGCTTTTCTCCTTCAAGCAGTAGAACTGCCGATTACAGTACTGGATTTGAGTATCGCGGTGACGGCTGGGATGTGAGTGGTAGCTACCAATATGTGAAAGCGGATTCCAGCTTGGGTAAATATAGTTTGGGTAGCACAATCGGCGCTAAAGTGCCTAACATTCAGATGGATATGAGTCGGGACCGACCGTTGGCGATAGCTGGTGATACTATATCCACACAGCAAGAAGATGGGTTACTGTCACGAATCAACTGGCTGAATGATGAAAACGATGGTGAGGCCCACGCGATACAGCTGGATGCGGACTTTGACATCGGTGATGGCTTCTTCAAAAAGATTGCTACTGGTGTACGGGCTGCTGATCGTGAAGAATCTGATAACTTTGTAGGTACCTGGTGGTCTGCGACTGGACGCGGTTGGAACGGCGTACCTCGTCCTTCCGTGGATACCGCGCCAGAAGGCGACTTTTATCTGGAAGAATTTTCTGATTTCTTCAAAGGCGACGAACCTGCTTTAGGTGGTGCCTGGGTGGGCAGCACCCAAATTAACTCGCAAGCACAGTTTGATCATGTCTACGACACCTACTTGGCTTGTGGGCCCGATCTTCACTACCAGTGTACCAACGACCCAGAAGCAACAACTTACCTTTATACTGACAACGGCGTGACCAGAGATCCAAACTTTGATCAACTTCCGCAGATCTACACCACCAATCATAAAACGCAATCAGCCTATGTCATGGCCGGTTTCGCGAACGATAGCGAAAATTTCTTCGCCAATATCAGCGGTAATATCGGCGTGCGTTGGGTGAATTACGATATTGAGTCCGAGGGTAACTTTAACTTCAACTCTGGTGGTCGTTATTATGCGTCACTGGCGGATGCGCAAGCGTCTGTCGAGGCCATGGGTGGAGTTGACAACGTTAAACAATGGAAAGAAGACAACGAAGGCGTAGACGAGCCACTGTCCTACAATACTGTCAGCTATGAGAAAGTGCGTACTGGTAGCCTTCAGAAGGATTATTTACTGCCTTCATTCAATATCAAGTTCGAATCTGATAAAAACCTGATATTGCGGTACGCCTTTACTGAAACTCTGACCGCCCCACGTTATCCCGATATTCGAGCGCAAGGTGTGGTTGCATCCCAGACAACGGCTAACCCAATCAATACAGAACTTGATGCTGCGTACCCGGATGACGATATTTCGATTCCCGATATTTTCGCCGGTTACACTAACACCACAGGTAATCCTTTCCTGGAGCCTGAACTTTCGTATAACCACGATATTTCGTTGGAGTGGTATCCACGTAAAGCGTCTTCAATGTATCTAGCTTTGTTCCACAAAACGATCGAGAACTACATTACGTTTAACAACTTCTCTGCACCTGCGAGCACCTTCTTTAATGAAGAAGATTACCCTCAGTCAGAACCGGCTGGCGGTGGCCAGAGCGTGTTAATCGATGGCCCTGTCACCAGCCGTTCGAACTTGAACGCAGATGGCGACACCATCGTAAAAGGTTTCGAATTTGGTGGCCGCACCTATTTCGATACTCTGCCCGGCATCTGGAGCAGTTTTGGTGTTGAAGCGAACGTGACCTTTATCGACAACGAAGCACCGGATTCCTTCGCGCAAGACATTAACGGCGATCAACTCAGTGTACCTGTTATCGGCCTCTCCGAGTGGGCTTACTCTACGACGTTCCTGTATGACCGCGATAAACTGAGTGCGCGCCTGTCTTGGAATTGGCGTGACCGTTACTTGACCACCACCAACGACTCTGGGACCACCAACGTGTACACTGACCCATTCTCTGGAGGTGAAATCCAATACGGTTTACCAGTTTATGCGGCGTCCTCAGGTCGTTTGGATGCGAGCGTTTCCTATAAGTTTACCGACACTATGAACGTAAAACTTAACCTGCAGAACCTGACCGATACAGATCAGCGTACCGAAATGGAAATTCTGGACGGCAAGTTTGTTGATCGTGCGGTGTTCGTAG
- a CDS encoding cellulose binding domain-containing protein has protein sequence MIKRQYLFPPKMTTKHLFCAPVFTLLACQAHALECGYDVTNDWGSGFTAGITVTNDGTSAVNNWQVQWQQNGGSAVTGLWNATFSGTNPYTATDAGWNATIAPDSSVSFGFQGEGDDPTAIILSCTADGASSSSSSSSSSSSTSSSSSSSTSSSASSSSSSSGSSNTSTAVIQEGEGLCSVEGTIDSNNAGYTGSGFANTENAAGKGIEWAVAAQGGSYQMQWRYANGSSANRPGDVFVNGALQTSSAFDSTRDWTTWADSSAVSINLADGINTIRLQASSSEGLANIDSLSVTGAAPDAVACNNSSSSSSSSSSSGGPLSTFTVQENTAGFCGVDGSVNSNEAGFTGGGFANTTNAVNTSVDWAVDAATAGYYDLALRFANGSGAARSGVLTVTSGASVSYDITFATTGAWSTWATEILPIFLNAGENLITLTATGDSGLANIDYLSLTGSSGLRGVVCPATSATVWLAGDSIVQTYTDTSSSRDQAGWGQMLREQYNTNVTVNNQAIGGRTARRFIEEGRLDTIWSNASTGDYLLLQFGTNDSHRTATYVIDGVTIPYYLDPQTDFKDYLKLYIDGARNRGIHVGLVTPTPRNSAYCTGGNGTGAWAQAMRELADEEGVPLIDLNFKTVNYLTAICPAPIPENFFFLRADGSVDGTHFQENGARILSGFVADGIGEAVLGLDYFRN, from the coding sequence ATGATCAAACGACAATATTTGTTCCCACCCAAAATGACGACGAAGCATTTGTTCTGTGCACCAGTATTTACATTGCTTGCCTGCCAGGCACATGCGCTCGAGTGCGGCTATGACGTCACTAACGATTGGGGCTCGGGTTTTACCGCTGGCATTACGGTGACGAACGATGGCACCTCAGCGGTAAATAATTGGCAAGTACAGTGGCAGCAAAACGGCGGCTCCGCTGTAACGGGCTTGTGGAACGCAACCTTTTCTGGAACCAACCCGTACACTGCTACAGATGCAGGCTGGAATGCCACCATAGCGCCTGACAGCTCGGTGTCCTTTGGTTTTCAGGGGGAGGGCGATGACCCAACCGCAATAATTTTGAGTTGCACAGCTGATGGAGCCTCCTCTAGTTCATCGTCTTCCAGCTCTAGCTCATCCACCAGTTCTAGCTCATCTTCGAGCACTAGCTCTTCAGCAAGTTCTTCATCAAGTTCGAGCGGCAGCAGCAATACAAGCACTGCCGTCATTCAAGAAGGGGAGGGCCTGTGTAGTGTGGAAGGAACCATTGATAGCAACAACGCGGGATATACCGGTTCAGGATTTGCCAATACGGAGAATGCTGCTGGCAAAGGTATTGAGTGGGCTGTGGCTGCCCAAGGGGGCAGTTACCAAATGCAGTGGCGTTATGCCAATGGCTCCAGCGCGAACCGGCCTGGGGATGTATTTGTTAACGGCGCTTTACAAACAAGCAGCGCGTTTGATAGCACGAGAGACTGGACAACCTGGGCTGACTCTTCTGCTGTCAGCATAAATCTAGCTGACGGAATTAACACTATTCGTTTACAGGCGTCCAGCAGCGAAGGGCTTGCAAACATCGATTCACTGAGTGTTACCGGCGCCGCGCCTGACGCCGTCGCCTGCAATAATAGCTCGAGTTCAAGCAGCTCATCTTCTAGCTCAGGTGGGCCGCTCTCTACGTTTACTGTGCAGGAAAATACTGCTGGATTTTGTGGAGTCGATGGCTCCGTAAATAGCAACGAAGCGGGTTTCACCGGCGGCGGATTTGCCAATACCACAAATGCCGTAAACACCAGCGTCGACTGGGCTGTCGATGCAGCTACCGCGGGGTACTATGACCTGGCACTGCGCTTTGCCAACGGCAGTGGCGCTGCGCGGTCGGGAGTGCTAACGGTAACCAGTGGTGCAAGCGTGAGTTACGATATTACCTTTGCGACTACCGGTGCGTGGTCAACGTGGGCAACAGAAATTTTGCCCATATTTTTAAATGCCGGCGAAAACCTGATTACGCTTACCGCCACCGGTGACAGTGGGCTCGCGAATATCGATTATCTGAGTCTTACTGGTAGCAGCGGGCTTCGCGGCGTAGTGTGCCCGGCGACGAGCGCAACAGTTTGGCTGGCCGGTGACTCCATCGTCCAAACCTATACAGATACGTCCAGCTCACGAGACCAAGCGGGCTGGGGGCAAATGCTACGCGAACAATACAATACCAACGTCACGGTAAACAATCAGGCCATTGGTGGTCGCACGGCTCGTCGGTTTATAGAAGAAGGTCGACTGGACACCATCTGGTCCAATGCTAGCACCGGAGACTATCTGTTGCTGCAATTCGGAACCAACGACAGCCACAGGACTGCAACCTATGTTATCGATGGCGTGACCATTCCATATTATCTCGATCCACAAACGGATTTTAAAGACTATTTAAAATTGTATATCGATGGTGCCCGCAACCGCGGCATTCATGTCGGCCTTGTTACACCAACGCCACGCAACTCAGCATATTGCACCGGCGGAAATGGTACTGGCGCGTGGGCGCAAGCGATGCGAGAGCTTGCCGATGAGGAAGGAGTACCGCTGATAGACCTAAACTTTAAAACTGTTAATTATTTAACTGCTATTTGCCCCGCTCCAATCCCGGAAAATTTTTTCTTCCTGCGGGCGGATGGGTCTGTTGATGGAACGCATTTTCAGGAAAATGGTGCACGTATCCTGTCCGGCTTTGTCGCGGATGGAATAGGTGAGGCGGTTTTGGGGCTAGACTATTTTCGCAATTAA
- a CDS encoding cellulose binding domain-containing protein has translation MFSWHTFGQECSYEVSNDWGSGFTASITIANNSAATINDWQVKWQQNGSSTVTSIWNATYSGSNPYTATSAGWNNSIPPGATATFGFQGDGTDASATILSCTGGGITSGNSTSSGSSSSSSASSSSNSSSSGGNVTTVALQETDGLCHVEGSIDNNNPGFGGAGFANTDNALGSGIEWAVASAGGNYDLQWRYANGSTANRPGKVFINGSHQADLDFPTTSEWTIWNNSMLVPVSLESGINIVRLEAIETTGLANIDALSVTGLSPAAASCSGAGSSSTSSSSSTSSSSSSSSGAIVSLVVQENAAGFCGVNGTIDNNNDGFTGDGFANTGNNLGSAVSWSVQVATAGTYQLALRYANGGGSARPGVLAVNDSSSGTYDINLTDTGSWNIWDIETLSVFLNEGTNTLRLTATSESGLANIDYLEVTGSDLSAGICPELPNISVWLAGDSTVANGVTPCPTGWGKSFQSYFNSNVTVRNYAAGGRSVRTWLYDVQSTMGGDGECLLNTSNGTPILQSRWQTLLDGMQSGDYLFIQFGINDGASTCPRHVGSTAFMQEYAMMANAAKARGATPIFITPVSAIACSGSTAVATREFLSETYNAGSTNDVDVIDLHARSVQLYNTLNFCPIPGGGDISATTGGAVGAFFCDDHTHFDADGATEIGGLIVEGIRDLNLPLAEYLR, from the coding sequence ATGTTTTCCTGGCATACATTTGGTCAGGAGTGTAGCTACGAGGTTAGTAATGATTGGGGTTCGGGCTTTACCGCGAGCATTACCATCGCCAACAATAGTGCGGCCACCATCAACGATTGGCAAGTTAAATGGCAGCAAAATGGAAGTTCTACTGTAACCAGTATATGGAATGCAACGTATAGCGGGTCCAACCCTTATACCGCTACCAGTGCTGGCTGGAATAACAGCATTCCTCCCGGAGCCACTGCAACTTTCGGCTTCCAAGGTGATGGCACCGATGCATCTGCGACGATTTTGAGCTGCACCGGTGGTGGAATCACGTCAGGCAACAGTACATCCAGTGGATCATCTTCGAGTTCATCGGCGAGTTCTTCGTCAAATTCATCCTCGAGCGGTGGCAACGTAACCACGGTGGCTCTACAGGAGACCGATGGACTGTGCCATGTTGAAGGCAGCATTGACAATAATAACCCCGGCTTCGGTGGTGCTGGATTTGCTAACACAGATAATGCTCTAGGGAGCGGAATAGAGTGGGCTGTCGCTAGCGCCGGAGGCAATTACGATTTGCAATGGCGCTATGCAAACGGATCGACCGCCAACCGACCGGGCAAAGTTTTTATCAACGGTAGCCATCAGGCAGACCTCGACTTTCCAACCACAAGTGAATGGACAATCTGGAATAATTCGATGTTGGTCCCCGTCAGCCTGGAGAGTGGGATTAATATTGTTCGCCTGGAAGCAATAGAAACCACAGGACTCGCCAATATAGACGCTTTAAGTGTGACTGGACTATCTCCTGCGGCAGCTTCCTGTAGTGGAGCTGGCAGCTCTAGCACGTCAAGTTCATCAAGTACAAGCAGTAGCTCCTCGAGCTCGAGCGGCGCAATTGTTTCCTTGGTAGTGCAGGAAAATGCCGCTGGATTTTGCGGTGTTAACGGCACTATCGATAACAATAACGATGGGTTTACCGGTGATGGGTTTGCAAACACGGGTAACAATCTCGGTAGCGCAGTGAGCTGGAGCGTCCAGGTTGCGACGGCGGGGACCTATCAGCTTGCACTGCGCTACGCGAATGGTGGCGGCAGTGCACGGCCAGGAGTTTTGGCCGTGAACGATAGTTCAAGCGGGACCTACGATATCAACCTTACCGACACAGGATCGTGGAACATATGGGATATAGAAACGCTATCCGTTTTTCTCAACGAGGGTACTAACACCCTGAGGCTGACAGCCACAAGCGAAAGCGGGTTGGCAAATATCGATTACCTCGAAGTAACCGGAAGTGACTTGAGCGCTGGCATCTGCCCGGAATTACCGAATATTTCCGTGTGGCTAGCAGGCGATTCTACAGTTGCCAACGGCGTGACACCTTGTCCTACGGGGTGGGGTAAAAGTTTTCAAAGTTACTTCAACAGCAATGTAACAGTGAGAAACTATGCCGCTGGCGGGCGCAGTGTACGAACGTGGTTATACGATGTTCAGTCAACCATGGGTGGCGACGGGGAGTGCCTGCTAAATACCAGCAACGGTACACCCATATTGCAAAGCCGCTGGCAAACCCTGTTGGACGGTATGCAGAGCGGCGACTACCTTTTTATCCAGTTTGGTATTAACGATGGCGCATCTACTTGCCCTCGTCATGTGGGTAGCACAGCTTTTATGCAGGAATACGCGATGATGGCCAATGCAGCAAAAGCGCGCGGCGCGACGCCAATATTTATTACACCTGTGAGTGCCATTGCGTGCTCCGGTTCAACTGCGGTAGCGACACGCGAATTTTTATCAGAAACATACAACGCTGGAAGTACCAACGATGTTGATGTTATCGATCTACACGCCAGAAGTGTGCAACTCTATAATACGTTGAACTTCTGTCCCATACCAGGAGGTGGCGATATCTCTGCTACAACGGGTGGTGCGGTGGGTGCATTTTTCTGCGATGACCACACGCATTTTGATGCCGACGGCGCAACCGAAATCGGCGGTTTAATTGTAGAGGGAATTCGCGATCTAAACCTGCCTCTCGCAGAGTATCTGAGATAG
- a CDS encoding alpha/beta hydrolase: MDKYLDVNGIKVHYKNFPGGGKTLLLVHGLTQNIASFDGLIDEGLANDINVVMPDLRGRGLSEKPETGYSVEDHSNDLLELIKALDLKDVALAGHSYGALLCYYLAAKNPETITSLISLDTPCGLHPEIRKQIQAGVSRIGKKYSSWDEFINGVKQMPHLKGWWNPRIESLYRADAEIFSDGSVTTRSSAIAIAETVDKAFLIDWNHVLKSIEQPLLMLNATGPFGGPGAPPMLPKDSAMTVVNGVKNGVYVDIPGNHITMLYGNGATKIVSSIKHFLCD; this comes from the coding sequence ATGGATAAATACCTTGATGTAAACGGCATTAAAGTGCATTACAAAAACTTTCCCGGCGGAGGAAAAACGCTCCTGTTAGTCCACGGACTAACACAAAATATTGCCTCATTCGATGGCCTGATTGATGAAGGGCTGGCAAACGATATCAATGTGGTTATGCCGGATTTGCGTGGGCGCGGGTTAAGCGAAAAACCAGAAACAGGTTACAGCGTAGAAGATCATTCAAATGATCTTTTGGAACTGATAAAAGCGCTTGATTTAAAAGATGTTGCTCTAGCCGGTCACTCGTATGGAGCGCTTCTTTGCTACTACCTGGCAGCAAAGAATCCGGAAACGATTACGAGCCTTATCAGCCTAGATACACCATGCGGGTTACATCCTGAAATTCGAAAGCAAATACAGGCTGGTGTATCTCGCATTGGTAAGAAATATTCCTCCTGGGACGAATTCATAAACGGTGTCAAGCAAATGCCACATTTAAAAGGGTGGTGGAACCCCAGAATCGAGAGTCTTTACAGGGCCGATGCTGAAATCTTCAGCGATGGATCGGTGACCACACGTTCCAGCGCTATCGCAATTGCAGAGACGGTGGATAAAGCTTTCCTAATCGATTGGAATCACGTTCTTAAAAGTATTGAGCAGCCCTTGCTGATGTTAAACGCTACAGGCCCGTTCGGTGGCCCTGGAGCCCCACCAATGCTTCCCAAAGACAGTGCTATGACAGTGGTTAATGGGGTGAAAAATGGCGTCTATGTAGATATTCCCGGAAACCACATAACCATGCTCTATGGAAACGGAGCAACAAAAATTGTTTCCTCAATAAAGCATTTTTTGTGTGACTAG
- a CDS encoding gluconate 5-dehydrogenase — MINDLFNLSGKIVLITGGTHGIGMACGLMLGKAGAKIVVNDIDEEKLETCKRHYNNEGIDVYILKFDVANETDVHRGISQIEKEVGSIDILVNNAGIIKRIPILDMPTEEYRQVIDIDLVAPFIVSKRVAPGMIARREGKIINMCSMMSVYGRQNVAAYAAAKGGLKLLTQNMCCEWAKYNVQVNGIGPGYIATQQTAPIRVNGHPFNNLVMTRTPANRWGEPEDVGKAALFLASKAADFVNGQVLYVDGGIIANFGYVENENTSENISQAPLAAVQ; from the coding sequence ATGATTAACGATCTGTTTAACTTATCCGGAAAAATTGTGCTTATTACAGGTGGCACACACGGTATAGGCATGGCGTGCGGCCTTATGCTTGGCAAAGCGGGGGCCAAAATTGTTGTAAACGATATTGACGAGGAAAAACTGGAAACCTGCAAGCGCCACTATAACAATGAAGGAATAGATGTATATATATTGAAATTTGATGTCGCAAACGAGACCGATGTTCATAGAGGCATCAGTCAAATAGAGAAAGAAGTCGGTTCTATCGATATTTTAGTAAACAATGCTGGAATAATAAAACGCATCCCCATACTAGATATGCCCACGGAAGAGTATAGACAGGTCATTGATATCGACCTTGTAGCTCCATTTATCGTTTCCAAACGAGTTGCACCAGGTATGATAGCGCGCCGTGAAGGCAAGATTATCAACATGTGTTCAATGATGAGTGTGTACGGCCGTCAGAACGTCGCGGCTTATGCTGCAGCAAAAGGTGGGCTTAAATTACTAACTCAAAACATGTGCTGTGAATGGGCGAAATACAATGTACAAGTGAATGGCATAGGCCCAGGTTATATTGCGACTCAACAAACAGCGCCGATTCGGGTTAATGGTCACCCATTCAATAATCTAGTGATGACGCGTACACCAGCCAATCGCTGGGGAGAGCCAGAGGATGTTGGTAAAGCAGCGTTATTTCTCGCATCTAAGGCTGCGGATTTCGTGAATGGCCAAGTGCTCTATGTCGACGGTGGGATTATTGCAAATTTTGGCTATGTCGAAAACGAAAACACGTCAGAGAATATATCTCAAGCTCCGCTAGCTGCTGTGCAATAA